In Cyclobacteriaceae bacterium, the DNA window AGGGTAATCTTTACTTCACTCATTCACGCGTAAATTTGAGGTTGCAAATATGCAACTTTTCGCGGTTTTGAGGGAATGGAATTGCTTAAGAACTAGAGCTTGAATTGGGCAGTGAAGAGGACACCGAATTTGCGGGCATCAGGATTCTGTATTGGATCCAGGTACGATAGCCGGTGTATGAAGTCAACTCTGAAAAACTTGAATATGTTCTCCACACCATACCCAACTTCAACGTAAGCTTTTCCGGTCTGTAAGGATCTGGTTTCGAGGGCTCTATCTCCTCTTGGAGTAAATACTGCAATTCTGAATTGGTTAGGACGCGATAGTCCGCCATAAATTATGTTTCCTGTCCCTACCAATCTCCATTTCAGTTTATTGAGAAGGGGAATGCGGTTTACCAAAAGTCCTTCAAAGAATTGACGGTAACGAATAGTAACAGATTCGTCACTGACAAACTCCCCAAAGTTCATCAGGTTGTAAGTGAAGGGTGAATAAATCGGAGACTGATTACCAAGATGAACATTCAGCAATGGATAAGGAAGTTTACCCCATATGTATTCATAGGAAGCCGACATCAAACCAACTCCAAGAAAACCCATGCGGATCCTCTTATCAATGGAGAACCTGAATTTGTCATAGTTATAATCGCTGCCCATAATACCCTTTTGACCATGGGTATAGCGTGCCGTCAGTGCCGGCCATTTCTTCAGGCCGAGGCTAAGTCTTTCATTTCCATTCTGCAGGAAAGTTTCATCTCTTGCCCACCTTATTTCAGCACTGACTTCAGCAGTTGTCAGTTCACGGTAGACGGGAGGATCTCCAGATTCAACACGATAGAATCCAAAAGGATAAGTAGGATCAAAATTGTAGACACGGAAGCTTGCTCTGCCAGAAAGCCCTCTTAAAAATTCGCGATAGAAAGAAATATAACCTTCATCGAAATAGTAAGCACGTTTAAATTGTCCCCAGCGTGCCGCAGCGAGGAATAAAGGATTTCCCGCAAGGGCATCTTCATCAACTCCCAGTCGTATAATATCACGTCTTGCCCTGAACGTAAGAGTTGTCCAGTGATTTCTTGACAGAATAAACTGTGCAGAACCACCACCCTTTACCCGTGTATCCTGAAATCCATAAGCTGCATAACCGCTATAGGTAATTTTTTTACTGAAACTTGCATTGGTTTTGAAGCCTCCCTGTACCCGAATACCTTCCACTGTATTGTAAGCTATCGTCCGGACGTATGGACCGATTTCAATCTGTCCGAGATCATAGTACCCATCTACAACTGCCTTAAAAACTTCGGTGTAGGTTTTTACGATAGGAATATTCTTGATCGTATCAATCATCTGATAAACACTTTTCTCTGCCGCACTTAATGGTTCGTGCCTCAGCGAATCCCAATATTGATCGGTTTCCTTTATTTGAGCATCTTCTGCTATACTGATAGGCTTGTCATAGAAGAGTGCCTTGTGAGGTTGATTGACTACGAAGTTCTTATTGCTGGTATAGAATTTTGCAAGTAGTCCCGCAGAGTTCTTTCCCAATTCCCCAATGTCAACAAGCACACGATTCTTCATAGGAAGCCAGTGACCGGTTTGCGTTATCCCTAGCTCCTGCTGTATGCGTATCTTATCAATGAAGTTCACATTGGATTCTTTTCCGATGGATGCATCGATCTGTTTTAATGCAAAATCCTTTTTTGTGATCCACATCGAGCCTGTGAATGCCAGCTCCAGTGGATTCTTAGGATAGAAATCCAGACGATAGCAGAAGTCATCCCCCACCATCAAGCTGTCAATCAGGTCATAATCATAGTAAAGTCTCCATCCATCGGCGATTGGAGAAACAAAGTTTTTATTGATGATCGTAATCCAGTTGAGATAGAAGTTATACTCCTGAAAAGTAGAACCTACCAACTGAGTGACCATCGAACCATCATCAAGGCCCACGCCATTGATCTTTGTTTTCAGAATGGTCTCAGAACGGATGGCAGGATTGCTGCGGTAATAGAATTTAGAAACGCTTTCAGTAATGAATAAAGGAAGGATCGGCTTACCGTCTTCTCCCACTACCCGGTCTACACTGTCGAGAACCTGGGCAATCCGCTTCATCACCTTCTTGTTCCGGAGCTTGTCAGATATTTTATCAATGTCTACTTCTGTTTTCGTGTAGACATCATATTCGTAGGCGTCAAGGTTTCTCTTGTCGTTCTTGTTCTTGTTATCTACTACCCCGCGTAGGATGGGCCATGCGGGATTTTCACCGGCTTTTACTACTACTTCCTGAAGGTGAGTAACCTCTTCCTCGAGCTGAATGTTGACGACCTGAGTCTTGCTTCTCTTTATTGCACGGACTTTAGTTTTGTATCCGATGTAGCTGATCGTAATGGAATCTGATGGCTTTATGCTACGGATTGAATAATTTCCGTCAAAATCGGTGGTGGCTCCGGAACCAGTTCCCTTAAAGACAACGTTAACAAAAGGGATTGGATCACCTGAACCAGCATCTGTAACTTTGCCGGACACAACTGTCTCCTGAGCAAAACAGAATAAGGGAAATAGTAAGAACCCTATAAGAAACCTGAAGAAATTAGTAAATAGCGCCAACTAAAATACTTTAAGACTACCAAACATTAGAAAGAGCGAAAATAACAATTAAATGGAATTACGAACGTGTCAACGGTAAAAAATCAATTTAAAAGGATGCTAACGAAGCCTTTGGTTATTTGTTTACCAATTTTTACAATTCTCTTCTCTCAAAGCCTCACCGCGCAGAATAAAAACAGAGAAATTGGAACATTTCCTACATCGATAGATACGACCAAAACGGATGAAGTGGTTTACAAGAACAAGCTTCTTGTTTTTCCACTCGTGGCTTTGTCAACAGAAACAAATTGGGTGTTTGGGGTTGCAAATGCATATATATTCAAGACTTCCAAGAAGGATCCAACGCTTCGTACATCAACGATGCCTTCGGGTTTTTTATATACACTCAACAAGCAGATCCTCATTGCAATCGGTGCCAATATCTTTCTGCCCAAAGAGAAGTACATCATACGCTTCGAAAATTCATTCAGTAAGTTTCCTGACAAATTCTGGGGCATTGGAAACAACACTCCAGAGAGCGCTAAAGAAAGCTACACCTTTACACAGTTCTACATCAATCCGCAGCTCAATCGCAAAGTCACAAGAAATTTCTTTCTGGGAGTCGGAATGGATTACCAGGATGTTTTTGATATTCAATATGATTCGCTGGGAAATTTTGCAAGGCAGGAAGTAGTAGGTATATACAAGCGGGAGAATTATCATGTACTGGGTTATGCATTTTTACTAACACATGACTCACGTAATCATACCTACACTCCAAACAAGGGTTCTCTTCTCAGAATCAAACTCTCTAATTTTAACCAACATGTAGGAAGCGATTATAATTTCCAGGGGATTGACATTGACTTTAGAAAATTTATTGACTTGAAGAGAAAGAGAGTTCTTGCAGTTCAGGGATTTGGGGTCTTTACTTTTGGAGATGTCCCATACAGGAATCTTGCAGTCCTGGGTGGTAATTCTATTATGCGGGGATACTATGGTGGAAGGTATCGCGATAAGAAATTCGTAGGTACTCAGGTTGAATATAGATTCCCTGTATATAAAAGATTCTCTGCCGTTACCTTTGGAAGCATGGGACAAGTGGCCAGCGAGATACCTGAGATTAACTTCTCTCAATTTAAATACGCTGTGGGCGCAGGCATAAGATTCTCAGTGTTGCCAAGGGAAAACCTTAACCTGAGGTTTGACCTTGCTCATGGAGACAACTCACTCAATTACTATATCGTGTTGGCTGAGTCCTTCTGAGATGAGTTGATGAGCTTACTAAGTCAGGATCAATCCTCAATTTTTGCTTTGTCCTGAAACACTTGTTTTGGAGAAGTTCCACTCTGCTCTCCTACCCATTTGATTGCTTCATCAAGTTCGTCATGAGGAAAGCCCCGGAATTCGCCCGGAACAATCTTGCTAAACACTTCAGTGAATGTCTTGATCTTTTCAGAATCAGTAACAATTGCAGCACGATTCCAATTAGTGAGGTTATTCAATCCCAGCATCGCATCCTTAAGCCAGGCTCCTAAAGTAAAATTTGAAAGTTTGGTATCCAGTTCCAAAAGATAGTTGAGCTTTCCGGTTCGTTGAACTAATTCCGCAACTGCAGGAAGGACAATTTTATCAAAATCCTCTTTTGTGATCTCCCCTGAGGCTTTGAAGCCAACCATGGTATTGGGTGTGTCTTTGAGTTCTTCTATCATAAGGTTTTATGATGAAGATTAATAAAAGCGTGCCATTGTAAACCCAACGATTAAAGCTGGAATTGTGCTGTAAAAAAAATTCCAAAATTTCTGGCGCCAGGGTTATCCAGATATGAAAGACGATGAATGAAATCAATCCGAAGGAACTTGAAGATATTCTCAATTCCATATCCCAATTCTGTATAAGGTTCTCCAGTAAAATAACCTGCCATTAATGTTGATTGACCATCACGGGTAGTGGACGCAATAAGCCGGCGATTTGAATCACGCATCCCCCCTACGATCACATTGGCTGTACCGAGAAGTCTCCATTTTAGCTTGTTCATCAAAGGAATGTGATTAAAGAAGAATCCTTCAAAGTATTGCCTGTATTGAATGGATGCATAATGATCACTGATAAATTCCCCATAGTTCATCAGGTTATAAGTAACTGCAGCGTAAACGGGTGTCTGATTTCCCAGGTGAAGTGCAAGCAATGGATATGGCAGTGTATTGAAAACATACTCTCCTGTTGCAGTCACTTTACCATATCCCAGAGGTCCAAGTTTTATACGTTTTGTAAGGTTAAGCCTGATCTTGTCATACTCAAAGTCGCTTCCAAACATTCCTTTGATTCCATGAGTGTACCGGAATGTAATAATTGGCCATCGGATCGCTCCCATGCTGATCCTGTTGTTTCCATTCTGAATAAAAAATTCATCCCTGGCAAAACGGGTTTCAAAAGATATCTCAGATGTATTGAAACGATCAGCGATTGATGTGGAGTCCTCCGGTTGCTGATAGTATCCAAAATTATAAGTTGGATTAAAGGTCCAGTTGCGAAATGACACTCGTTGAGTAAATCCTTTAAACAACTCGCGTGAAAAGCTGACGCGTGTTTCATCAAAGTAATAACCTCTTCGGAATACACCCCATCGCGATGCGGCCAGAAATATTGGATTATCAGCAAGATTTTCATCATCGATACCAATCCTGGCAATATCACTCCTCATGCGAACTGAAAAGGTTGTCCATCGCCGTCGCGATAATATGTTAGTGACCGATGCTGAATACTTGACACGACTATCCTGAAAACCATATCCGATTTGTCCTGCGAGTATCCAGTGCCTGCTGAATTTTGCATTTGTTCTGAATCCACCCTGTACACGAAATCCTTCAACATTGTTGGAAGCAATCAATCCGATGTAGGGACCGATGTCTACTTTGCCAAGATCATAATACCCATCAATTAGTATTTTGACGATGTCAGTATAAGTCTTGATAGCTGGGATATTCTTGAGTGTATCGATCATCTTGTAGACATTCTTCTCCGTTTCACTCAATGCCTCATGACGCAGTGTGTCCCAGTATTTTTCATCTTCAAATTGCCTGGCGTCTTCTGCTACTTCGATCGGGAGGGCATAAAAAGAATTGGGCTGAGGTTTATCGATAACAAAATTCTTATTGCTGGTATAAAATTTAGCAAGCACCCCAGCAGCCCTTTTGCTCATCTGACCCATATTGATAAGCACGCGGTTTTTAATGGGAAGCCATGGCCCTGCGGTTGTTATTTCAAGCTCCTGCTGAATTTTGATCTTCTCCACAAAATTGAGATTGGCTTGTTTACCAACCGTAGCATCGATCTGACGAATGGCAAACTCCTTTTTTGTGATCCAGATCGTTCCTGAAAAGGCAAGATCCTGCTCACTTTTCGGTGTGAAGTCAAGCCTGTAACAAAAATCATTTCCGAGATAAAGACTATCCGTAAGATAATAATCATAATAAATTCGCCATCCATCCGCAACGGGTGATACAAAATCCTTGGATAGAATGTTGAGCCAATTCTGATAAAAATTATATTCCTGAAAGGAAGACCCGATCAGTTGAGTGACCAATCCTCCGTCTTCAATTCCAACACCGTTGATCTTGGTTTTAAGGATGTGCTCTGTTTTCAGAACAGGATTATCACGATAATAGAGTTTTGATACACTTTCTGTGATGAACAATGGAAGAATTGGCTTTCCATCTTCACCTGCAACACGCTCGGCACTATCCAGCACTTGTGCAATTTTCTTCATGACAACATTTTCGCGAAGCTGATCGGAAATGTTATCGACATCGACTTCTATTTTGGTGTACGTATCATATTCATAAGCTGAGAGCTTCCGTTTATCGTTGTCGTTTTTATTGTTAACAACATTGCGAAGAATTTCAAAAGCTGGATTTTCACCTGCATGAACTACCACTGTTTCAAGATTGGTAACATCTTCCTCCAGCTGAAAATTTATCGTCTGACGAACACCTTTTTTTACAACTTTAATTTTGGATTTATAACTGATGTAAGAAGCCCTCAGCGAATCCGTCGGATTGTTTGTCTTTAATAAATAGTTGCCATCAAAATCTGTGGTAACACCAATAGAAGTTCCTTTGAATACAACATTGGCAAAAGGAACAGCATCACCGGAATTAGCATCTGTTACCTTTCCCTGAATGATCGTTTCCTGAGCCACCAGAGAGCCTGACAGAAAAAGTAAAAGCAGTAAGAATGAGGTTTTACCCGTAAACAATCCTCTCACAAAAAGTTAAAGTCCAAAGTTAAGGATAAGGATTGGTAAGAGTTAATCAGATAGCAATGGGCTCTTTTTCACCCAAATGCCTTGGTGCTGTCTTCAGCACATATAAATCCAGAATGGCTTTTGCTCTTGCAAAATACTCCCGGACATAGACCTTAACTGTTGGCTCCTGCTGACGCTCTCTTACCACGAGCGCAACTGCATCAATATCAAAATATTCGCTGATGAAGATGGCACGATATGAATGAAACGGTTGGGTGATAATTGTAATATGATCCTGCCCAAAAATTTCTTTACTGCGGATCACAGAATCCAGCGTACGGAGTCCGGCATAGTCGAGGGTAATGGCGGATTCAGGAACACCAAGCTTCATCAGGGCTCGCTGCATCTCAATGGGTTCATTATAGAATACTGTTCTGTTATCTCCACTTACAATGATGTGACTGATCTTCCCAATCTTATACAGATCGGCGGCAGTCTTCATTCTATTGTCAAAGAAAGGATTGGGAGAACCATTTGATAACCTGCTGCTGGTTCCCAAAACGAGTCCTACCTTGTTCACAGGTACTGCACTATAGCTTGAAAAGATTTTACTTTCAGTGCTGACGATTACCCACCAGTTTCCAAGGAGTAACAACATTGAAACGAAGATCAATGAGTAGAATCCGACCCGACATACCTTACCCCAAAATGGCATTCGAAATGATTAAAGCACTGTAAAATTACTGAATTGATTTTAAAAACTCACGTTCCAGTAATTCAGATCTATTTACCGCTTTCTTATACCATTGCAATCGTAACAAAGCTTTTTCCTCTTCTTTCATTTGCCAGGGATATGAAGATGCCCTCAAACGGGTGAGAACAGAATTCATACAAATAGCAGCGCTTACAGAAATGTTCATGCTTTCTGTAAAGCCAACCATTGGAATATTTACTTTGACATCCGCATTTTCAATTGCAAAGGGTGAGGTACCATCCTTTTCATTACCCATGACAATCGCTATGGGAGTATCAAGGTCGAGTTCTTCAATAGGAACGCCATCCGGTGAAGGATCAGTAACTGCGATCCGATATCCCTGCGTGCGTAGAGTCTGAAAGCAATCATCAGCGTTGTTCCAGTTCTTTTTTCGGTAACGAAGAATGCTTAACCATTTATCAGATCCTTTCAATACCTGTTTGTTTGTGCTCCATTGACTGGATGATTCGATCATATGAATATCCTGAACACCGAGGCATTCACAGGTTCGCATTACAGCACTTGCATTGTGAGACTGATATATATCTTCCATTACGATGGTAACATATCGTGTGCGATGTTCCAGCACCCGTTCCATGAAATTCTTCTTATGATCAGAAATAAACTGACTGAAGTGAGTGGTCAATGATTGAATCTTATCTGCCTCTTCCATGGGGACAAAGCTAAAATCATAATCGGGAAAGGTAAAAGCTGCCTTGAGTAAATGATAGAGATATATTACGAATATGAACCATACGTTAGCTTTTAAATTTGGCTTTCATCTTTTGCTGATTTTAATTATTTTTGCACCGGATTTTTTAAACTATGGCAAGAACTTTTCTCTCTGCAATCGTTTTTTTGGTTCTGATTTCAGCCTCTTCCGCACAAAATTCGATGGTGCCGTATGCACCTGTCGAGGCTAAAAGCCAAATAGATCTATTCCAGCATTTTTCTCAGCCCTTTCCTTACAGGAATTGGCAGAACTCCAATGACACCGAAGATGCCTGGAAAGAATGGGCGATGGTTGAAAATTATACCTTCGGAAAGAACCGCGGTAGCATTCCAATGATTGCTGATCTTCAATCCCTGCATCCCTATTTTCGTGATAAGGTGATGGAACTCATTCGTGTTTGCAAAACAAAAGGTATTGAACTTGCCATTGTTGAAACATACCGAACACGCACAAAACAAAATGAATACAAAACCATGGGCCGCAAGTATACGCGGGCATCTGCTGGTTCATCAAAACATCAGTATGGCCTGGCAGTAGATGTTGTTCCCGTAATTGATTCTGTCATTCAATGGAATAATATAGCATTGTGGAGAAAAGTCGGAGTTATGGGTGAAAGACTTGGACTTCGCTGGGGTGGCCGATGGAGAAGACCTTTTGATCCTGCTCACTTTGAATGGACAGGCGGAGTTGGAACTCAGCAACTGGCACAAGGTAATTTTCCAAACGTACCCAAGGTTCATCAGTATCCCTGCATTGATGAAGATTTAAAAGAGCTTCAGCGTCACTGGAAAGCATGGGAAACAGAACAGTCTGTTTCGGCAAGCAAAGGACCGCACGCTCCAGGATTTAACTCTCCGCTTTCGGTCGGCGGACATGACTAGCAAAAATTCATTTCCTTCCGATTTTATCTTCGGTACCAGCACAGCAGCTACTCAGATTGAAACTGCCTTTGAACATGACTGGCAGGGATTCAAAGCTCGTGACGGTCAGATTTTTCAACGTACCACAGATCACGAACTTCGATTTGAAGAGGATGCAGAAATCATTGCAAGTACTGCTCCTGCCTATCGTATGGGTTTATCCTGGAGTAAACTGCAACGCGCTCCGAAACAAAAACTGGATCCACAAATTGTAGAAGAATACAGATCTTTTTTAATAGATCTTCAACGCCGCAACGTTAAGATCATGATGGTTTTACATCATTTTACCAACCCACTGTGGTTTGTAGAACTCGGTGGATGGGAAAATAAAAACAATATTGATCTCTGGATAGATTTCGGAACACAGGTGGTTGAAACCTTTGGTGAATATGTGAGCCACTGGAATACTTTTAATGAACCCAACGTGTATGTCAGCTATGGATGGATCACTGGATTTTTTCCACCCTTCAAGATCAATCCATTAAAAGCATTGAAGGTTATCAAAAACCTTGGAACAGCACACGATCGGATGTATGACGTGATCAAATCGAAATTCCCGCTTCATCCAGTAGGGATTTCTCACAATGCTGTTGTATTTGATTCAGAGAATGCGATTGGTCATTTATCTGCCAGGCTTTCCGACTGGTGGTTTATGAAATACGTCCCTGATTTCTTTAAGAAAGCCGACTTCTTCGGCATGAGTTATTATGCACGTGTATCGCATGATCCATTGCCCATTACATTCCTTGATACACCTGACAAGATCAAGCACTATAATATGCCGCATGATGATATTTGGGAATATCATCCTGAAGGATTAAGAAAATGTCTTGATCGCTATTGGAAGAAATACAAGCTGCCTATCATTATCACTGAAAATGGTGTGTGCGATGAAAGTGATGAACTTCGTCAGCAAGCGATTGTCGATTATGCCAAGATCGTTCTTCAGGCGATTGAGGACGGAATAGATATTCGTGGATACTATTGGTGGAGCACCTGGGACAATTTCGAGTGGCATCTGGGACCTGACAAGAAATTCGGATTGTACCGATGCGATCCCATTACCAAGGAACGAACAGCAAGAGCCAGTGCCGCAATTTATGCTGAATTGGCATTCAGTAAAGTGATTCCTGAGACTCTTCTGGTCAAAGAATAAATTGATTAGCATTAAAGCCAAAGAATTTTAGCCGGATTTTGAAGTTCGCATTGGAAATAGGCTTAAATTCATTCCACCAACCTGATCTATATGAAAAGAACCTTAAAATTGCTTCCTGCATTTCTGATTGCATTCCTGATCACTTCCTGTAAATCAGATGTTACTCCTTCCATACCAGATCTTACAACAGATATCATGGTGTTGGATCAAAGAGGGAATAATCTACTATCAACATCCTCTGCTAATTCCTACAAATTTGAAGACATCAGGTTATTCTCAGTCGAAAATGGAAAGCGTAATGAATTGATTAATTCAGGAGCCTCGAAGTATTTTCAGGTTATACAAGATAATAGTGGACGGACACTTTTAAGGATTAATCCAGATGTTGCGACAAAAAGCAGTGTCATCACTACTGCTATTAACTGGAGAGCTAATGATGAAGATGTTATTGAAATTTCATCCAGTAAGTCCAGCAATAAATCGCACTACGATAATGTAAAATGCAATGGCTCCAATGTTCATCAGCCAGCTTCCAATCCCGCGGCACGGTATGTGGAGATCGTAAAACAGAGATAATTCTTAAAAAAAAGAGAATTTAGATGTGAAGCAGAGATTACCCTTCTACGTGAATGGTTTCGATCTTTTTGCGATCAGCGAGATATTGCTGATAGTTATCTGAAAAAACCATTCTCTCTTTAACAACTTCATCAAACTGATTGAGCAGTCCTATTATTAATTCACAGCCCTCACGTACGGCATGGTGTCCACCATCATTAGTAGTTGCGTAATCAGTAAATTCCGACTTCTTGGTAAATTGATTGAACATCACATTGCTCTTTCTTGCAATCAGAATTCTTGCACCACATTGACGAGCTACTTCCAGATCGAGTACATCATCAAAGAAAAATAGTACTTCGGATGGTGCAAAATTATGCGTCTCACAGAATGTAGTAAATATTTTGGCTTTGTTCTTAGCTTTTGAATAGACAGCATGAAAGCTCTCACGGTTGGCCAACTGTAGTGCGGCAGGATTGTTCTCTCCCGTTATGATTGCAGAAACAGGAACTACTCCATTGATTCTCCAAAGTGCATACCGCATAAGGTTCGTCCCCATCGCATCTACTTCTGAGAACAAACTACCCTCGTTCCCTGCTTTGTAACCATCATTAAATACTCCATCCCAGTCAAAAAGAATGGCTTTCACCTTCTTAACCTTCGTGCTGAAAACAGAAAGAGGAGAAATGAATTCCCCTCCTTCTTTTTCAAAGTATTTTAAAACGATTTGACTCATTGAGCAAGATCCTGAATATCGATCATTCCTACAGGTTTGGTACCATCCACCACCAGGATAGTATCAACATGTTTTTGTTTAAAGATATCATTTGCAACTGTTAATGCATCGTCCTGGTTAACAGAGAATGGAGTTCCATAAGTAAAGTCTGACATCCTCTTCTTCAAAACTTCTGTACCATCTTTCTGAAGAGCACGGCGCATATCTCCATCTGTGAAAATACCTTTCACATTACCATCGTTATC includes these proteins:
- a CDS encoding carboxypeptidase-like regulatory domain-containing protein, whose amino-acid sequence is MALFTNFFRFLIGFLLFPLFCFAQETVVSGKVTDAGSGDPIPFVNVVFKGTGSGATTDFDGNYSIRSIKPSDSITISYIGYKTKVRAIKRSKTQVVNIQLEEEVTHLQEVVVKAGENPAWPILRGVVDNKNKNDKRNLDAYEYDVYTKTEVDIDKISDKLRNKKVMKRIAQVLDSVDRVVGEDGKPILPLFITESVSKFYYRSNPAIRSETILKTKINGVGLDDGSMVTQLVGSTFQEYNFYLNWITIINKNFVSPIADGWRLYYDYDLIDSLMVGDDFCYRLDFYPKNPLELAFTGSMWITKKDFALKQIDASIGKESNVNFIDKIRIQQELGITQTGHWLPMKNRVLVDIGELGKNSAGLLAKFYTSNKNFVVNQPHKALFYDKPISIAEDAQIKETDQYWDSLRHEPLSAAEKSVYQMIDTIKNIPIVKTYTEVFKAVVDGYYDLGQIEIGPYVRTIAYNTVEGIRVQGGFKTNASFSKKITYSGYAAYGFQDTRVKGGGSAQFILSRNHWTTLTFRARRDIIRLGVDEDALAGNPLFLAAARWGQFKRAYYFDEGYISFYREFLRGLSGRASFRVYNFDPTYPFGFYRVESGDPPVYRELTTAEVSAEIRWARDETFLQNGNERLSLGLKKWPALTARYTHGQKGIMGSDYNYDKFRFSIDKRIRMGFLGVGLMSASYEYIWGKLPYPLLNVHLGNQSPIYSPFTYNLMNFGEFVSDESVTIRYRQFFEGLLVNRIPLLNKLKWRLVGTGNIIYGGLSRPNQFRIAVFTPRGDRALETRSLQTGKAYVEVGYGVENIFKFFRVDFIHRLSYLDPIQNPDARKFGVLFTAQFKL
- a CDS encoding BamA/TamA family outer membrane protein, with protein sequence MLTKPLVICLPIFTILFSQSLTAQNKNREIGTFPTSIDTTKTDEVVYKNKLLVFPLVALSTETNWVFGVANAYIFKTSKKDPTLRTSTMPSGFLYTLNKQILIAIGANIFLPKEKYIIRFENSFSKFPDKFWGIGNNTPESAKESYTFTQFYINPQLNRKVTRNFFLGVGMDYQDVFDIQYDSLGNFARQEVVGIYKRENYHVLGYAFLLTHDSRNHTYTPNKGSLLRIKLSNFNQHVGSDYNFQGIDIDFRKFIDLKRKRVLAVQGFGVFTFGDVPYRNLAVLGGNSIMRGYYGGRYRDKKFVGTQVEYRFPVYKRFSAVTFGSMGQVASEIPEINFSQFKYAVGAGIRFSVLPRENLNLRFDLAHGDNSLNYYIVLAESF
- a CDS encoding STAS/SEC14 domain-containing protein is translated as MIEELKDTPNTMVGFKASGEITKEDFDKIVLPAVAELVQRTGKLNYLLELDTKLSNFTLGAWLKDAMLGLNNLTNWNRAAIVTDSEKIKTFTEVFSKIVPGEFRGFPHDELDEAIKWVGEQSGTSPKQVFQDKAKIED
- a CDS encoding carboxypeptidase-like regulatory domain-containing protein, translated to MRGLFTGKTSFLLLLLFLSGSLVAQETIIQGKVTDANSGDAVPFANVVFKGTSIGVTTDFDGNYLLKTNNPTDSLRASYISYKSKIKVVKKGVRQTINFQLEEDVTNLETVVVHAGENPAFEILRNVVNNKNDNDKRKLSAYEYDTYTKIEVDVDNISDQLRENVVMKKIAQVLDSAERVAGEDGKPILPLFITESVSKLYYRDNPVLKTEHILKTKINGVGIEDGGLVTQLIGSSFQEYNFYQNWLNILSKDFVSPVADGWRIYYDYYLTDSLYLGNDFCYRLDFTPKSEQDLAFSGTIWITKKEFAIRQIDATVGKQANLNFVEKIKIQQELEITTAGPWLPIKNRVLINMGQMSKRAAGVLAKFYTSNKNFVIDKPQPNSFYALPIEVAEDARQFEDEKYWDTLRHEALSETEKNVYKMIDTLKNIPAIKTYTDIVKILIDGYYDLGKVDIGPYIGLIASNNVEGFRVQGGFRTNAKFSRHWILAGQIGYGFQDSRVKYSASVTNILSRRRWTTFSVRMRSDIARIGIDDENLADNPIFLAASRWGVFRRGYYFDETRVSFSRELFKGFTQRVSFRNWTFNPTYNFGYYQQPEDSTSIADRFNTSEISFETRFARDEFFIQNGNNRISMGAIRWPIITFRYTHGIKGMFGSDFEYDKIRLNLTKRIKLGPLGYGKVTATGEYVFNTLPYPLLALHLGNQTPVYAAVTYNLMNYGEFISDHYASIQYRQYFEGFFFNHIPLMNKLKWRLLGTANVIVGGMRDSNRRLIASTTRDGQSTLMAGYFTGEPYTELGYGIENIFKFLRIDFIHRLSYLDNPGARNFGIFFTAQFQL
- a CDS encoding DUF218 domain-containing protein, with the translated sequence MPFWGKVCRVGFYSLIFVSMLLLLGNWWVIVSTESKIFSSYSAVPVNKVGLVLGTSSRLSNGSPNPFFDNRMKTAADLYKIGKISHIIVSGDNRTVFYNEPIEMQRALMKLGVPESAITLDYAGLRTLDSVIRSKEIFGQDHITIITQPFHSYRAIFISEYFDIDAVALVVRERQQEPTVKVYVREYFARAKAILDLYVLKTAPRHLGEKEPIAI
- a CDS encoding RNA methyltransferase; the protein is MEEADKIQSLTTHFSQFISDHKKNFMERVLEHRTRYVTIVMEDIYQSHNASAVMRTCECLGVQDIHMIESSSQWSTNKQVLKGSDKWLSILRYRKKNWNNADDCFQTLRTQGYRIAVTDPSPDGVPIEELDLDTPIAIVMGNEKDGTSPFAIENADVKVNIPMVGFTESMNISVSAAICMNSVLTRLRASSYPWQMKEEEKALLRLQWYKKAVNRSELLEREFLKSIQ
- a CDS encoding glycoside hydrolase family 1 protein, with the protein product MTSKNSFPSDFIFGTSTAATQIETAFEHDWQGFKARDGQIFQRTTDHELRFEEDAEIIASTAPAYRMGLSWSKLQRAPKQKLDPQIVEEYRSFLIDLQRRNVKIMMVLHHFTNPLWFVELGGWENKNNIDLWIDFGTQVVETFGEYVSHWNTFNEPNVYVSYGWITGFFPPFKINPLKALKVIKNLGTAHDRMYDVIKSKFPLHPVGISHNAVVFDSENAIGHLSARLSDWWFMKYVPDFFKKADFFGMSYYARVSHDPLPITFLDTPDKIKHYNMPHDDIWEYHPEGLRKCLDRYWKKYKLPIIITENGVCDESDELRQQAIVDYAKIVLQAIEDGIDIRGYYWWSTWDNFEWHLGPDKKFGLYRCDPITKERTARASAAIYAELAFSKVIPETLLVKE
- a CDS encoding phosphatase, translating into MSQIVLKYFEKEGGEFISPLSVFSTKVKKVKAILFDWDGVFNDGYKAGNEGSLFSEVDAMGTNLMRYALWRINGVVPVSAIITGENNPAALQLANRESFHAVYSKAKNKAKIFTTFCETHNFAPSEVLFFFDDVLDLEVARQCGARILIARKSNVMFNQFTKKSEFTDYATTNDGGHHAVREGCELIIGLLNQFDEVVKERMVFSDNYQQYLADRKKIETIHVEG